The genome window tctattatatttctaacgctaacccggcttgtagttgcgattatttttgagaatttcagtttcgccctattcacccccctctaggcgactttcaagaataAAGATCTGTTTCATAAATTTTGCACAAAAAAAGTTGGGAATGGATCTCATACATGTTTTTGGTTGGATATCTGGTGTGGGGATTCTCCTTTTAGAGTCAAGTTCAAAAGGTTATTTGATTTAACCTTTGACAAAAAAATCAGGATTGACCAAGTGATCTCTTCTATTTTTCAGGGGTTGAATTTTAGAAGGCATTTGGTAGGTGAAAATGCTGTCATGTTTGAAAATTTAAAGAGAATGTGCTCTGGTATTCATTTGTCCCAAGAAATAGATCGTGTTAATTGGTCTCTTGATAAAAATGGCTTCTCTACTAAATCCTTATATAACCGGATTAGTTGTGAGGGAGTAAAAGTCCCTTACAGATTTCTATGGAAAATCAAAATCCCCCATAAAATCAAAATATTCTTATGGCTGATTATCAAGAACATAATTCTCTCAAAGGAAAATTTGATTAAAAAAAGCTGGTCTGGGGTCTCTGATTGCGTCTTTTGTGGCTTGTTTGAATCTACTAAGCATTTGTTTTTTTGAATGCTCAGTAGCTCGATTCATTTGGCGTCTGATTCAAATTGCACTTTATTTGCCTACTACTCCGACAGATGTGGAACATCTAACTAGGGTGTGGCTTAGAAACTTTGATAAGGGGTACAGAAAATCTGTTGTAGTTGGGTGCAGAGCTGTTCTATGGGCGATCTGGAAGTCCAGAAATTCCATTTGCTTTAATAAAAAGCTCCATAATGACCCCGCTGATGTAATCTTCATGTGTTGTTTTCTTTTGGATTACTGGGCACTAATGCAGACAGGGAGAACAAAAAAGATGTTGGAGGCAGGAAGCAAGCGAATTAGAGAGACGACAAGAGAGGTGTTTAATCGCGCGCATGGGTGGGCTCCGGTGACAAGAAGTATCACATGGTGATTGTGTTCTGTCTTACAATCTGCTTGGTCTTCTGATTTGCTAGGTGTGTATGGTCagttagcttgcctttgatcggtTATGGTTGGTTCCAGGCAGCTGAGAGTGGTCGGCTGTAGACAATTAAGTAAGTGTTTGGTAAGACTTAGTTGATCTAAATAAGGTTGTAAGTCTGGATTTCTGTGTCCCTGATCCCTTTTTTTGGCGTTGCTCTGTTGGGATGTAGCCATGTGCCATCCTTGTTGAGTGGCGGGCCTCGTGATCTGTGTTGGTTGTAAAAACTCTATCGTTCTATTTTTTAATGAAATAGGGGGCACTGCCCTTTTGGTCAAAAAAAAAACCAGCATTAGCAATTGTCCTGCACCCATTGTTTGCTTTGGCACGGTTTTCGCTTCTCTTACCACTGGCTGGTTATTATCTGATGAGTATTACTTCGATCAATAATTAAAAAAAGATCGTTTTGGTTTCCTTTTAAAAATGTAATTTTTACTTACCATACATCTACATATGTAATAAAAATCATGTCTAAAAAGATTAAAACGGTGAGAGTACATACAGGCCTGCACATCTGGCCAGACAAGATGACACAGCGGAGTATATATAGAAGGGCCCGCTTTATCTATGATGTGGGGCATGTGGCCTAGGCGCCTTGCCCAGCCAGCAGGCAGCAGCAGGCAGCGGAAGGAACATGATGCAGTGACAGTAGAATCAAATGTTCCTTCTTTGACCACGGGTCAGGCATTGGTTTCGCAGATTAAATGCCAAAAGGAAATCTGTAAAATGCAGATCTTGCCTGGTTGCACATGACATGGCTGCTGGAGTGCAGGGCTGTTGTTTTTCCAGGAGACGGACAGGCCAAAAGGCCTGGTGCATGCATGACGGCCGAAACTAGTGCGCCAACGGAAGGAACTAGAACTAGGGTATTGTCTCTCTTGATGAAGCGGCTGATGCAACGAGTCTCTTGATATAATGGTACGATAATGCACAGCGTATGGCTATTTTTTCCTCTAAAATAATGCGCTTCTTAAATCATAAATCCCTTGTCAGTACGAAAAGAACGATGGCTCAGGAGGTGACATGGACCCTCCTCCGGTCATGTGTGTGTGTACGTGTGTGTGTGGTACAAGATGCGTGCTCTTCCATTAAATGTTGACAAGTGTGGTCTAATAATCGATGCCCATGCGTTTCAATTATGAAAAAAAATGTTGACAGCGATTATTAGCCTTGAATGTGAATTATTATAAAATAAAAAAGAAGATGAATCACCAAACCACGTTGCAGATGGGCGCTTGATGGACGTGGATTTAAACCGAACAAACTGATAGAGAGATAAGTGAAACAACCTGTCTGAACAAGATCAACGAACCCTCAGAGATTACGAAATTAACAAGATATAATCTGACGAAGGAAAACAGCAACGAACGAACCATGGTGCATACATACGACAAGCTCATCAAAGGCAGGCATGCGGTATGTCCGTATGTATATATAGTTAAAAAAGAGCAAGAGCAAGAGCAAGGTttccaaatgaacactacaaacagAGACTAGATGCATGGATCCGTCCATCGGCACACACACACACGCGCGCTAGAGTAAGGCACTCCCTTCCTCGTCATCAGCATGCATGACCTTTCTGGTAGTAAGAGTGAGAAGGAACGGCCCCCTTCCTCCGCCTGGACCACCACTAAATGACAATCGTCTGGCAGCAATATGGCTGAACAGACAAATAGTACAGCAATCATCATCAGGACTACTCAAACTTACCGCAGGTTCTGGTTCTGGTTCAGGTGCAGGTGCAGCGACGACAAGCTGGGGGACGGACGGGTGGGAGGGGAATATAGAGAAAAGAAGGTACTATTGCTGCGTGGGGAAGCCGTCGACGAGCTCCACCGGGTAGCGGTCAATGCAGTCCTCCCAGGGGCTATCGGGCGACGGCTTGACGTTGCGCAGTGCGTGCCAGACGGCGCTGTTGCACTTGAACCCGCTGCCGAAGGCGATCTGCCAGACGCGGTGGCCGCGGCGGACGCGGCCCTTGGCCTCCATGTAGGCGAGCTCGTACCAGATGGAGCTGCTGGAGGTGTTGCCGAAGCGGTGGAGCGTCATCCGGGACGCCTCCACGTGGGCCGGGCTCAGCTGCAGGTTCTTCTCCAGCTCGTCGATGACGGCGCGCCCGCCCGCGTGGATGCAGAAGTGCTCGAACGCCAGCTTGAAGTCCGGGATGTAGGGCTTCGTCTTGGCGCTGAGCAGCTTCTTGGCGACGAGCGTGGCGAAGAAGAGGAGCTGCTCGCTGACGGGCAGCACGAGCGGGCCCAGCGTCGTGATGTTGGTCTTGAGCGCGCCGCCCGCGATGGCCATCAGGTCCTTGGACAGCGACACGCCGGTCTTGCCCTCGCCGTCCTGCTCCTGGTACACGCAGCCGAAGGCCCTGTCGTCGGCGCCCTTGTGCGTGCGCACCACGTGCCTGAGGACGTACTTGGCGCGGCGCCGGTCCGCGCCGCGGTTGGACAGCAGCACCGCCGCGCCGCCCACGCGGAACAGGCAGTTGGGGATGAGCATGGACTTGCGGTTCCCGAAGTACCAGTTCTGGGTGATGTTCTCCGTGCTGACCACCACGGCGTAGGTGGCGCGGTGCACCTGCAGCATGTCGCGCGCCAGGTCGACGGCGATGACGCCCGCGCTGCACCCCATCCCGCCGAGGTTGAAGCTGCGGACGTTCCCGCGGAGCCTGTACCTGTTGACGACCATGGCCGACAGAGACGGCGTCGGGTTGAAGAGGCTGCAGTTGACGACGAGCACGCCGACGTCCTTGGGCTTGACGCCCGTGGAGCGGAAGAGGGCGTCGAGCGCGCCGAACAtgacggcctcggcctcggcgcgGGCGTTGGCCATGGTGGGCTGGGGCGGGAGCGCGTGCATGGCCTCGGGGACGTACGTCTCCTCGCTGAGGCCCGAGCGCTCCAGGATCTTGCGCTGGAACTCCAGCGCGTCGTCGGAGAAGCCGCAGAGGCGGGAGTGGCGCATGAACTGGTCGAAGCGGACCCGGAGGTGCGCGGGCGGGCGGTAGCAGGCGAAGTCCACCAGGTAGACGGGGCGCGGGCGGGTGAGCGCGTAGACGGTGGCGCCGAACACGAGCACGGCGGAGAGGACCAGCACGGACACGAGGTTGTACTGGAGGTGGAGCCAGAGCTGGCGCAGGTCGTCCGGGTCGGTGCGCCCGGCCTCCAGCAGGATCACGGCGATCAGCGGCAGCAGCGTCAGCGTCAGCAGGTGGGTGATGAGGTAGTGGTACCCCAGCTTCACGTACTTGAGGTTCACGCTCTGGAGGAAGTCCGGCAGCCGCCGGTGGGGCGGCGGGGCGGAGACTCCGTCCATCGTTCCTCGGCCCGCCCGCCTAGATCTGGAAGCGGAGTGCGAGTCAAAGGCGTGGACTACTGGCTGAATGGATCCTCCCTCCCCGGCCCCGTTTGTGGAGGAGGCGTTGCTGGTATTGCGGTCGCTGTAATCGCGGGAGGTGCGCGGCGGCCGGGCCGAGCCGAGAGGATCTGGCGGTGCGGGAAATGGTCGCGTCGGCCGGAGACGGGATCGaatccggcggcggggacgggctattgcggagagggagagggagacggAGACGGAGATGGGATAAATAATGGCAAGGGGGGTGCGCGACGAGGCGCGGGATTGGGCTCTTGTGCTCCGTTAGTTTATTTCTTCCTGGGATTTTTGCAAAGGCACCCTGCAAGGTGAGTGAACTTGTTCTAACGTGGACATCCGCTACAATGTT of Zea mays cultivar B73 chromosome 8, Zm-B73-REFERENCE-NAM-5.0, whole genome shotgun sequence contains these proteins:
- the LOC100191621 gene encoding 3-ketoacyl-CoA synthase 4, with protein sequence MDGVSAPPPHRRLPDFLQSVNLKYVKLGYHYLITHLLTLTLLPLIAVILLEAGRTDPDDLRQLWLHLQYNLVSVLVLSAVLVFGATVYALTRPRPVYLVDFACYRPPAHLRVRFDQFMRHSRLCGFSDDALEFQRKILERSGLSEETYVPEAMHALPPQPTMANARAEAEAVMFGALDALFRSTGVKPKDVGVLVVNCSLFNPTPSLSAMVVNRYRLRGNVRSFNLGGMGCSAGVIAVDLARDMLQVHRATYAVVVSTENITQNWYFGNRKSMLIPNCLFRVGGAAVLLSNRGADRRRAKYVLRHVVRTHKGADDRAFGCVYQEQDGEGKTGVSLSKDLMAIAGGALKTNITTLGPLVLPVSEQLLFFATLVAKKLLSAKTKPYIPDFKLAFEHFCIHAGGRAVIDELEKNLQLSPAHVEASRMTLHRFGNTSSSSIWYELAYMEAKGRVRRGHRVWQIAFGSGFKCNSAVWHALRNVKPSPDSPWEDCIDRYPVELVDGFPTQQ